A stretch of Ciconia boyciana chromosome 18, ASM3463844v1, whole genome shotgun sequence DNA encodes these proteins:
- the LHX3 gene encoding LIM/homeobox protein Lhx3, with translation MLLERVRAGSEKAAELCPFPRSPEIPLCAGCNQHIVDRFILKVLDRHWHSKCLKCSDCQTQLAEKCFSRGDGVYCKEDFFKRFGTKCAACQQGIPPTQVVRRAQDFVYHLHCFACIVCKRQLATGDEFYLMEDSRLVCKADYETAKQREAESTAKRPRTTITAKQLETLKNAYNNSPKPARHVREQLSSETGLDMRVVQVWFQNRRAKEKRLKKDAGRQRWGQYFRNMKRSRGTSKSDKDSIQEEGPDSDAEVSFTDEPSMSEMSHSNGIYSNLNEASPALGRQAGTNGSFALDHSGIPAQDQYHDLRSNSPYGIPQSPASLQALPGHQPLISSLVYPDNSLGIMGQSGQGVPQSMRVLAGNGPSSDLSTGSSGGYPDFPASPASWLDEVDHAQF, from the exons AGATCCCGCTGTGCGCCGGCTGCAACCAGCACATCGTGGACAGGTTCATCCTCAAGGTCCTGGACCGGCACTGGCACAGCAAGTGCCTGAAATGCTCCGACTGCCAGACGCAGCTGGCCGAGAAGTGCTTCAGCCGCGGGGACGGCGTGTACTGCAAGGAGGACTTCTTCAA GCGCTTCGGGACGAAGTGTGCCGCCTGCCAGCAGGGCATCCCCCCGACCCAGGTGGTTCGTCGGGCCCAGGACTTCGTTTACCACCTGCACTGCTTCGCCTGCATCGTCTGCAAACGGCAGCTGGCCACCGGCGACGAGTTCTACCTCATGGAGGACAGCAGGCTGGTCTGCAAGGCAGACTACGAGACGGCCAAGCAGAGAG AGGCTGAGTCCACGGCCAAGAGGCCCCGCACCACCATCACGGCCAAGCAGCTGGAAACCCTCAAAAACGCTTACAACAACTCGCCCAAGCCGGCGCGGCACGTCCGGGAGCAGCTTTCGTCGGAGACGGGGCTGGACATGCGGGTGGTGCAG GTCTGGTTCCAGAACCGCCGGGCCAAGgagaaaaggctgaagaagGACGCGGGGAGGCAGCGGTGGGGGCAGTACTTCAGGAACATGAAGCGGTCCCGGGGGACCTCCAAGTCCGACAAGGACAGCATCCAGGAGGAGGGGCCCGACAGCGATGCCGAGGTTTCCTTCACAG ATGAGCCCTCTATGTCTGAAATGAGCCATTCCAATGGGATTTACAGCAACCTCAATGAAGCGTCCCCTGCTCTGGGGAGACAGGCTGGGACCAACGGGAGCTTTGCTCTGGACCACAGCGGCATCCCAGCTCAGGACCAGTACCACGACCTGCGATCCAACAGCCCCTACGGGATACCCCagtcaccagcttccttgcaaGCACTGCCGGGCCACCAGCCTTTAATCTCCAGCTTGGTTTACCCAGACAACAGCTTGGGCATCATGGGACAAAGCGGACAAGGGGTGCCCCAGTCCATGAGGGTCCTGGCCGGGAACGGACCCAGCTCCGACCTCTCCACTGGCAGCAGCGGGGGATACCCGGATTTCCCTGCCAGCCCGGCCTCTTGGCTGGATGAAGTCGACCACGCTCAATTTTGA